The segment TTTTCCGTGGGATCAAAACGATCAATTATCTTCGCCATCACGTCAGCCAGGACATTATAGGTGATAATAGCGAGTATCGCTGCGGCCAATATCAATGCTTGATAGGTTCCCCAGCCGTCCACCATAGCGGGAAAGAAAAACCGTGAGGCCAGCATCACCGTAACAAGAGCCGCCGCCTGATTGGCGAACATCTGCCAAAAATATTCCCGGGGCGTACCCAGCAGCAGCATCACCATGGCCAGCGGATAAAGCATCAATGCCCCTTTGGAATAAGCCGCTACCAGAGTTATCCCCTGGAGCACCACGGCAATAGAGTAATATAGCTTCAGCCAACTATTACTGCTTTGTACCCAGAGGAAAAAGCCCAACACCGAGGTGACACCCATCACTGCACCCAGGGTATTGGGGTACTGAAAGGTAGAAAGAATGTACTTGCCGTTAAAGGCGCCGGGATAATCAAACACCCCCAGGGAAGCTGCTAATCCCACTGCTGCCACAGCCAATCCTCCGGCAAAAAGGGCATTCAGAAGCGTCAAGGCATCTTTTTCTTTCTCTATGCTTCTTGATACTGTCCAATAGATTAGGACATATGCTGCTACTTTTAGTGTTGTGGTTATGGCGTCATGGATGGATACGGCGTTCATCAGACTGACTAGGTAGAAAATTAGGTAAGCGATTACTGCTATATCCAGGTAACTGCTGATAGCGGCTCCCTGGCGCGTATTCCAGCGATGAGCTGCAGCCAAAAAAAATACCACTGCCACTGCCATAACTGCGGGAAGATATTCCTGCGCAAAAAATAAGCCGCGAAAAAGCGGTGAAAAAAAGAGAATACAAATGAGGCCAAAGCTACTAAAGGCCTTGAAATTGATGTTTAATGGTGTTTTATGCTTCAACTGAGGCGCTGTTCGAGCCATAGTTACCTCCAAGTATTGTCAGAGTAATATATTAAGTTAGTTTAGAGTTTAGGGGACAATTCGACAGGGTTTTGTTTATTTCCTGCCAATAAATGAAAATTATGTAAAAAAGACACCCGTCCATTAACCAGACAGGTGTCTTTGGTATTTACTTTTTTAGAGATAATCTGCTAGCAGCATCATGCGTTTCAGCATTACTGCAGACTCGGCTCTAGAGGCCAATCCTTCGGGTGCGAAGTTATCTGCTCCGCGACCCTGAACAATACCTGCAGATACAGCGAGTGCTGCACCGTACCGGGCCCAGCCGGCAACCTCGGCACCATCGGCAAACTCTTTCAAAGCAGCAGAAATCTCTGCTTCAGTCAAGTCTGCTTGGTAACCGCTGGCCGTCAGTGCGTTGGCAACCATGGCTGCCATTTCCTGACGGTTAATGGTTTTATTGGGCTTAAAGGTACCATCCGGGTAACCTGATGACAAACCGGCAGCCTTAACTGCTGCTACCGCCTCAAAGTACCATTCTTCGGCGGCCACATCGGTAAATGCGGCTGCTTCGGGCTGGACGACATCGAGTCCCAAGGCACGTACCAGTAATGCGGCAAACTCAGCTCTGGTGATATTGGTATCCGGTCTAAATGTTTCATCGGGATAACCGGTGACCACATACTTACTCACCATTAGGTCAACATCCTGCTTAGACCAGTGGTTGGCCAAATCAGCAAAATTCTTGGCGTAAGCCATAATGGCATAGCTGCTGAAGTGGTTAAGATTGGCGATAACCAGATTATTGTCAGCATCCACCTTACCACCGACAAATACCGCTTCGCCATCTACCAACTGGTAGACATTGAGCGTCGCTTCGTCAACACCTGCCGTATCGGCATCGTCATAAGCCAAAGCTAATCTCAACGGACGATTGAAACGACTGATACCGGAAACTTCCTCACCGTCAGCCATCACCGCAACTTCAAACTGCTGTACCCGACCCAGGAACTGCTTTCCTTCCCTGGCTTCGTCCGTCAGACCGTCAAAAGCTGCTGCAGCTTCTTCACTAGGAAGATTGCTGATGCTCAGTCTGATCTGCACATCCTTACCTGCAGCAATCTGATCTGCAACTTCAGGCACCTGAAGGGCCGCAGGGGGTATGGTAAAGTCCACACCTTGGCTGCGTACAATCAGTTCCTTACCACCGTTA is part of the Metallumcola ferriviriculae genome and harbors:
- a CDS encoding S-layer homology domain-containing protein, with translation MSLSRLRLTAGNVCLVLFFAFLFSGFWGGINSAYAMPAPPQVTAYGSTAEVVENQSTHKVDLTFQFVISSPQDFESVWADIYNGDDTAIAEGVYFNQQGVVQEAYSQVYGQVYAFTYSFGHSVYDPYIIVRSAYDNSMETVHFPEGEYEPPESGGGGGGGGGSSAPETVETEETDTGTVFTDPDGSVTVSLSTTKVEEQLAADPEMTAIAVELPQVEDGPTALQLPTGLVNSLANGGKELIVRSQGVDFTIPPAALQVPEVADQIAAGKDVQIRLSISNLPSEEAAAAFDGLTDEAREGKQFLGRVQQFEVAVMADGEEVSGISRFNRPLRLALAYDDADTAGVDEATLNVYQLVDGEAVFVGGKVDADNNLVIANLNHFSSYAIMAYAKNFADLANHWSKQDVDLMVSKYVVTGYPDETFRPDTNITRAEFAALLVRALGLDVVQPEAAAFTDVAAEEWYFEAVAAVKAAGLSSGYPDGTFKPNKTINRQEMAAMVANALTASGYQADLTEAEISAALKEFADGAEVAGWARYGAALAVSAGIVQGRGADNFAPEGLASRAESAVMLKRMMLLADYL